ACCAAGGGTCTGGCGCGCGCCTCAAACACGCCCGGTCGCACGCAAGAGATCAACTTTTTCACCCAAGGCCCCGAGCTTTATCTGGTGGACTTACCCGGCTATGGCTACGCCAACGCCCCGCTGAAAGTGGTGGAGAAGTGGCAAAAACTGCTGAAACAGTATCTCAGTGGTCGCCAGACCTTGCGTCGCGCCTTTGTGCTGATCGATGCGCGCCACGGCGTGAAACCGGTTGATGCCGAGATCATGAAACTGCTAGACACCAGTGCCGTGACATTTCAATGCGTTCTGACCAAGTCGGACAAGGTCAAGGCCAAGGAACGCGAAAAGGTGCTGGACCAAACACGCGCCGCCCTGTCCAAACACCCCGCAGCATTCCCGGAAATTGTACTGACGTCTTCCGAGAAAGGCGACGGTATCGCAACCCTGCGGTCCATCATTGCGCATCTGGAATAGCTTCACACTTGGCAGGGCCGGACAAAGGCCCTAACACAGGTCTCCAAAGGGACTTTAGCCATGAAGACAAGAGATATGTACCGGGACTGGATCGCCACCGCAGCCACACTCAACAGCGCTCTGCCCTATCTGCAGCGCTATGACGGGGCCATTGTCGTCATCAAGCTGGGCGGTCACGCGATGGGCAGCGATGAGGCGATGGAAAGCTTTGCCCGCGACGTGGTTCTGATGCGTCAGGTTGGGGTTAACCCCGTTGTTGTGCATGGGGGCGGTCCGA
The genomic region above belongs to Ruegeria sp. HKCCD4315 and contains:
- the yihA gene encoding ribosome biogenesis GTP-binding protein YihA/YsxC, which produces MTSLPFPLAEEPDDFSKERGRKLFAGPSEFVKGVVAMNGLPAPDRLEVCFAGRSNVGKSSLINALTGTKGLARASNTPGRTQEINFFTQGPELYLVDLPGYGYANAPLKVVEKWQKLLKQYLSGRQTLRRAFVLIDARHGVKPVDAEIMKLLDTSAVTFQCVLTKSDKVKAKEREKVLDQTRAALSKHPAAFPEIVLTSSEKGDGIATLRSIIAHLE